CCCTTGGTCTCCAGGAAGTCGACGATCGCCGACAGTTCCGGCTCGGTCGCACCCGGCAGGGTCGGCCGGTCCTCGAGCAGGCAGGCCACCGTCTCGTTCGCGTCGCCTTTGGTGTGCCCGATCAGCCCGACCGGGCCGCGCTTGATCCACCCCGTCACGTACGTTGCGGGGAGGTAGCGATCTGCTCCGTCGGCGTCTTCGTCGGCCAGTACGCGGCCGGCCTCGTTCGGCACCGTGCCGGCCTGGTCGTCGAACGGCAACGCCACCACGTTCTCCGACAGGTAGCCGACCGCCCGATACACCGCCTGCACCGCCCATTCGTTGAACACTCCGGTACCGCGAACGTTGCCGGTGCCGTCCAATTCGGTGCGTTCGGTGCGCAGCCCGACCACCCGGCCGTCGGCGCCCAGAATCTCGTGTGGCGATTCGAAGAAGTGCAGGAACAGCTTGTGCGGGCGGTCGCCGACGTCCCGGATCGCCCAGTCCTGCAGCGTGTTGGCGACCATGTCGACCTGCTTCGAGTGCCGGCGCGCGGCTTCCGACCCGGCGTCGTAATCGATGTCGGAGGGGTCGACGATCACCTCGATGGTCGGTGAATGATCGAGTTCGCGCAGTTCCAGCGGGGTGAACTTGGCCTGTGCCGGGCCGCGGCGGCCGAACACGTGGACCTCGCGCGCACGGTTCTCGCGCAACCCGTCGTAGACATTCGGCGGGATTTCGGTCGGCAGCAACTCGTCGCCGGTCTTGGCGAGCACTCTGGCGACATCGAGCGCCACATTGCCCACGCCCAGGACCGCGACCTTCTCGGCATCCAGCGGCCAGGTGCGCGGCACATCCGGGTGGCCGTCGTACCACGAGACGAAGTCGGCGGCACCATACGAGCCGTCCAGGTCGATCCCGGGGATATCCAGCGCGCGGTCGGCGTTGGCGCCGGTGGAGAAGATGACCGCGTCGTAGAACCGGCGCAGATCGGACAAGGTGATGTCGGAGCCGTAGTCGATGTTGCCGAACAGCCGGACCTGGTCCTTGTCCAGCACCTTGTGCAGCGCGGTGATGATGCCCTTGATCCGCGGGTGGTCGGGTGCGACGCCATATCGGATCAGGCCGAACGGTGCAGGCATCCGCTCGAAGAGATCGATCGCGACCTCGGTACCGGATTTCATCAGCGCATCGGCGGCGTATATTCCGGCCGGTCCGGCGCCGACGATCGCGACCCGGAGCGGCCGGACGGGCGTGGGCGCTGGAACGGTCTGCTCAGTCATCGTATTTGCGTGCACCTTTGCAAACGGCGGTTCGGGGCGGGTCCGGCGGCCGAATCCCGGCACGCGGAATCGGTTCTCCAGCCTGGACCGTGGGTAGTCAGTCTATCGTCGCCCCGAGAGCGATGCGCAATCCGACTCGGGCGGCGTCCGCCGCGTCGGGCGAACGATCTGCCCGTGCTCGCAGAGCCGCGGGCGGGGTGTCGCGTCGCCGGCCGACCGGTACCGGTCCGATCCCGGCGATCGGTTGCCGGAGCTGCTGCGACGCAGCCGGACGACGACGAAAACCGGCAGGCAGGACGTGGTTTGTCCGATTCATCCACCCGGTTGGAGCGGACTTCGGGGGTCCGGATCGCCGACGTCGACAGCTCGCGGACGTCGGCCGGTCGGCGCGCGGTCCGGCGCGATCTCCGGCGGGCGGCGTCGACGCGGCCCGGCGTGGGCAATCTCACTCCGGCCTGGGCGGTGTGACGAGCCCGGCATCGGTCGGCCGGGCCCGCCGCTGAGGAGGCGCGATGCTATCTTTCGAACAGGTCATGAGCGTCGGCATCGAAGCCCCGGGCTCGCTGGTCGGCAACCCGCCGCCGCGGCGTGGGCTGCCCCGGGTGACGACCAGGCCGCGCCCGACCGGGCGGGCAGGCGCGGACTCCGCACCGTCCGCAGGGAATCGGGAGTCCAGGTGGCGAAAGGTATATCGACGTGAGCTACGCCGGTGATGTCACTCCGCAGCAAGCATGGGATCTGCTGCGCGACCGGCCGGACGCCGTTCTGGTCGACGTTCGGACCGAGCAGGAGTGGCAGACGATCGGGGTGCCCGACATCAGCGAGTTGAGTCGCCCGGTTCACTTCGTGGAGTGGGTCGACGCGCAGGGCAGCCCGAATCCGGCCTTCCTGGCGCAGTTGCAGGCGGCCGGTGTTGCGACCGGACCGGTGGTCTTCATCTGTCGTTCCGGGCAGCGGTCCGAACACGCGGCCGTCGCTGCCACGGCCGCCGGAATCGCACCGTCGTACAACCTGAGCGGTGGATTCGAGGGAGAGGTCGGGCCGCTCGGTCAGCGCGATGTGAACGGCTGGAAAGTGCTCGGCCTGCCCTGGACCCGGCGGTGACCGACAGCGCAGCGACCGACAGCGGAGCGACCGACAGCGCAGCGGACGACGGACCGAGCCGGCCGACCGGGGGTGGGTTCGTTCGGCCGTTGCCGCCCGAGGTCGGCCCGGCCACCCTTGCCGTACGCGGCGGGCTCGCCCGGTCGGGCTTCGAGGAGACCGCCGAGGCGCTCTACCTCACCTCCGGTTTCGTCTACGCGAGCGCGGCCGCAGCGGAGGCCGCGTTCACCGGCGAGGTCGACCACTACGTCTATTCGCGCTACGGCAATCCGACCATCGGGATGTTCGAGGAGCGGATGCGGCTGATCGACGGCGCGGCGGCATGCTTCGCCACGGCCAGCGGGATGTCCGCGGTGTTCACCGCGCTCGGTGCGTTGCTGCAGGCCGGGGACCGGCTGGTCGCGGCGCGCAGCCTGTTCGGATCGTGCTTCGTGGTCTGCAACGAGATCCTGCCGCGATGGGGAATCCGGACCGAGTTCGTCGACGGTGACGACCTGGATCAGTGGGAGCGGGCGCTCGCCCAGCCGACCGCCGCGGTGTTCTTCGAGACCCCGGCGAATCCGATGCAGACACTGGTCGATATCCGGCGGGTGGTCGAGCTGTCGCACGCGGCCGGCGCTCAGGTCGTGCTGGACAACGTGTTCGCCACGCCGTTGCTGCAGCGCGGGTTCGATCTCGGGGTGGACGTGGTGGTGTACTCCGGCACCAAGCACATCGACGGTCAGGGCCGAGTGCTGGGCGGCGCGATCCTGGGTTCCCGGGATTACATCGACGGTCCGGTCAAGACCTTGATGCGGCATACCGGCCCGGCGCTCAGCCCGTTCAACGCCTGGACCCTGCTGAAGGGTTTGGAGACCATGCCGCTGCGGGTGCGGGCGAGCACGTCCGCGGCACAGCAGATCGCCGAGTTTCTGGCGCAGCATCCGCGGGTGCGCTGGGTCCGGTACCCGTATCTGGTATCACACCCGCAATACGAGCTGGCGAAACGCCAGATGAGTGGTGGCGGAACAGTTGTCACGTTCGAGCTGGATGCCGCGGCAGGCGCGGGTAAGCAGCGTGCCTTCGAGGTGCTGGACAAGCTGCGGATCGTCGACATCTCGAACAACCTCGGCGATGCCAAGACGTTGATCACCCATCCGGCGACGACGACGCACCGGGCGATGGGCCCGGACGGCCGGGCCGCGATCGGGCTCACCGACGGAGTCGTTCGAATCTCGGTCGGGCTGGAAGACGTCGACGACATTCTCGAAGACCTGACAAGTGCATTGAAATAGGCTCGAATCCCGTTTTTTTGCGCTAACGATCTTGATCTGTACCATTCCGGCCCATGACCGTCGACGTAGGTATCGCGCCGCAGGCGCGTGTCGCGCTGGGCAATGCAGTCTAGTCGCGGCGTCGGGAGCTGCGGTTGACCAGACAGCAGGTATACGGAAGGGGTGGGCCGTCCGCACCCACCCTGGTTCAAATCGAACAGGGCACTGCATCCAAGATGCGACCCTCGACGCTGCGCAAGCTCGATTGCGGACTCGACTGGCCGCTCGGCACCGCATCTCGCGTGCTGGCAGGTGAACGACCAACTGCGACAGCTGATTCCGGCTATCCTCGGTCGACGTTGACCCGCCCGCCGTTCGATCGGGTGGAGGCCGAGGAGGCGGCCGAACTGCTCACCGTGCTCGCCGATCCGATCCGACTCGCAATGCTCAGCATCGTCGCCGCGCATGTCGACGGTGAGGCCTGCGAGGCGGAGATCGCCGAGGTGTTCGACCTCAGCTCGACGGACAATGCCAGACATCTGCGGGCGCTGTGTGCGGCCGAGCTGCTCGAACCGGCACCGCGCGGAGCCTGGACCTATTACCGGGTCACGGCGATCGCCCGGCGGCGGATCGATCAGATGCTGGACCGGGTGTTGCGTCGCCGGAGCTGACCCCTTCGGCACCGATCGGCCCGACCGGGAACGGTTGCCCGGTCCGGCCGATCAGGTCGGCGATCGAATCGACCACCAGGGTCGGCCGGTACGGCGAGCGTTCGACCGTGCGCTCGGACGAGATTCCGGACGTCACCAGGATGGTGCGCATACCGGCCTCCAAACCGGCCACGATGTCGGTGTCCATCCGGTCGCCGATCATCACGGTGTGCTCGGAGTGTGCTCCGATGGCGTTCAGCGCCGAGCGCATCATCAGGGGGTTGGGTTTGCCGACGTAGTACGGGTCGCGTCCGGTCGCCCGGCTGATCAGCGCTGCGACCGACCCGGTTGCCGGCAGCGTCCCTTGCAGCGATGGTCCGGTCGGGTCCGGGTTGGTCGCGATGAACCGCGCGCCCGCCTCGACCAGGCGGATGGCGGTGGTGATCGCCTCGAACGAGTAGGTCCGGGTCTCGCCCAGCACCACGTAATCGGGGTCGACGTCGGTGAGCACGTAGCCGATCTCGTGCAGCGCGGTGGTCAGGCCGGACTCGCCGACCACGTACGCGGTGCCGCGCGGTTGCTGGTCGTCCAGGAACGCTGCGGTGGCCAGCGCGGACGTCCAGATCGCGCGCTCCGGAATATCCAGCCCGCTGCGGCGCAGCCGCGCCCGCAGGTCCCGTGGAGTCCGAATCGAGTTGTTGGTCAGCACCATGAACGGGGTGTCGTTCGCCCGCAACTCCGCCACGAACTCGTCCGCGCCGGGCACCAGGTGCTCCTCGTGCACCAGCACACCGTCCATATCGGACAGGTAAGCCAGCGGCTTGCGGTCGGCGGTCACGCGAAGCATTGTTTCCCGGCCGGTCGACAGATCCGGGGCAGCCGCGCCGGGAAATCCACAAAAGACCTGGCGCCCGTTTTTCATTGCCGGGCAACCACGGTCGCCGTGCCGGTAACCGGGCCGTTCGATCATCGCGTGTCGGTTGCGCACATCGCGCCGACGGTGGTCCGCGGCTAGGCTCGCGGCCATGATCGGCACCGGTGCCCCGGAAACCTCGAGTGTGTATATCGCTTCTCCCGAAGGCGCGACCGGAAAGTCGACCGTTGCGCTCGGCGTGCTCCAGATGCTTTGCGCGATCACGGCATCCGTCGGGGTATTCCGGCCGATCGCCCGCACCGGCGACGAGCGCGACTACGTCCTGGAGCTGCTGCTCGATCGCACGACAGCCGATATCGGCTACGACGAGGCGATCGGCGTCACCTACGACCAGGTACATGCCGATCCCGAGGCTGCGTTGGCCGAGATCGTGCTGCGGTACCACGCGGTCGCGGAACGCTGCGACGCGGTGGTGGTCGTCGGCAGCGACTACACCGACGTCGCCAGCCCCAGCGAACTCACCTTCAACGCCCGGATCGCGGTGAACCTGGGCGCGCCGGTGCTGCTCGTCGTCCGGGGGGTCGATCGAACGCCGGCCGAGATAGTGCACCTGGTCGAGCTGTGTCAGGGCGAGCTGGCCGCCCAGCGGGCGCATCTGGTTGCGGTGGTGGTGAACCGGTGCGACCCGAGTGAACTCGACGCGGTCGCCGAGGCGCTGGCGCCGGCCGGTGTGCCGGCCTGGACCCTGCCGGAAGCTCCGTTGCTGTCCGCGCCGACGATGGCCGAACTGCAGCGCGCGATCGGCGGCGAACGCTACGGCGGCGATCCCGAACTGCTGCAACGAGAGGTGCTGAAGGTGATGGTCGGCGGCATGACCGCCGAGCACATCCTGGAACGGTTGACCGACGGCGTGGCGGTGATCGTGCCCGGCGACCGTTCCGATGTGCTGCTCGCGCTGGTCAACGCACACGAGGCGACCGGGTTCCCGTCGCTGGCCGGGATCGTGATGAACGGCGGCATCCGGCCGCACCCGGCGATCGCCGAGCTGATCGAGAACATGCACCTGCGGTTGCCGATCCTGACCACCGACCTGGGTACCTACGACACCGCGGCCGCCGCCGCCCGGACCCGGGGCCGGGTTGCCGTGGGTTCGCCGGCGAAGGTGGACACCGCCCTCGCGCTGATGGAGCAGCGGGTGGACCCGGTCGAACTGATCCGGTTGATCGAGGTGCCGATCCCGACGGTGACCACGCCGCAGATGTTCGAGTACCAGCTGATCCACCGGGCACGGGTCAACCGACGGCACATCGTGCTGCCGGAAGGCACCGACGACCGGATTCTGCGGGCTGCCGGTCGGGTCCTGCAGCGGCGGATCGCCGATCTCACCATCCTCGGCGACGAAGCGACGATCCGCGGACGGGCGGCCGAGTTGGGGGTGGACCTGACTGCGGCGCAGGTGCTCGATCCGGCCACGTCGGATCTGCTCGACGAGTTCGCCGACGAGTATGCCCGGTTGCGCGCGAGCAAGGGGATGACGGTCGAACGGGCCCGCGAGTACGTGGCCGACATCTCCTACTTCGGCACCATGATGGTGTACCGCGGGCTGGCCGACGGGATGGTGTCCGGTGCCGCGCACACCACGGCGCACACCATCCGGCCGGCCTTCCAGATCATCAAGACCGAGCCCGGAGTGGACACGGTGTCCAGCGTGTTCCTGATGTGTCTGGCGGATCGGGTGCTCGCCTACGGCGACTGCGCCGTCGTGCCCGATCCGACCGCCGAACAGCTTGCCGATATCGCGATCTCGTCGGCGCAAACCGCCGCCCAGTTCGATATCGAGCCGCGGGTGGCCATGCTGTCCTACTCCACCGGGGAGTCGGGTAGCGGTGCCGATGTGGACAAGGTGCGTGCGGCGACCGAGCTGGTCCGGGCGCGGGCGCCGCAGCTGCTGGTGGACGGCCCGATCCAGTACGACGCGGCGATCGACCCGGACGTCGGGTCGGCCAAGCTGCCGGACTCGCCGGTCGCCGGTCGAGCCACCGTCTTCGTCTTTCCCGACCTGAACACCGGCAACAACACCTACAAGGCGGTGCAGCGCAGTGCCGGCGCGGTGGCGATCGGGCCGGTGCTGCAAGGTTTACGCAAGCCGGTCAACGACCTTTCCCGTGGCGCGCTGGTCGCCGACATCGTGAACACGGTGGCAATCACCGCGATCCAGGCCGCCGCCGAGGCCGGGGCGATCGAATGAGCGACTTGGTGCTGGTGCTCAACTCCGGCTCGTCGTCGCTGAAATACCAACTGGTACAACCGGAGTCCGGTGAATCTCGGGTCGCCGGACTGATCGGCCGGATCGGTGAGCCGGAGTATCCGGCCGATCACGAAGCGGCGCTGGTAGCCGCGTTCGAGGCGATCGCCGCGGCCGGCTACGACCTCGCCGCGCTCGGGCTGCGCGCGGTCGGGCACCGGGTGGTGCACGGCGGGGACCAGTTCTATCGGCCGACCCTGGTCACCGACGAGGTGGAACGGGAGATCGAGCGGTTGGCCGAGCTCGCCCCGTTGCACAACCCGGCCAATCTGCGCGGCATCCGCAGTGCCCGGGCGCTGCTGCCGGGGGTCCCGCACGTCGCGGTGTTCGACACCGCGTTCTTCCACGGTCTACCGGCGGCCGCGCGCACCTACGCGATCGACCCGGCGGTGGCCGCCCGGTACGGCATCCGGCGGTACGGATTCCACGGCACGTCGCACGAGTATGTCGCCGGGCAGGTGCCGCAGCTGCTCGATCGTGACCCGGCGACGGTGAACCAGATCGTGCTGCATCTGGGCAACGGCGCGTCCGCATCGGCGATCGCCGGCGGCCGCCCGATCGACACCAGCATGGGATTCACCCCGTTGGAGGGGCTGGTGATGGGCACCAGGTCGGGTGATCTCGACCCCGGCATCCTGCTCCATCTGGACCGGGCCGGGATGACCGCGGCGGACCTGGACGCGCTGCTCAACCAGCACTCCGGGCTGCGTGGGATGGCCGGCGCGAACGATTTCCGCGAACTGTCGGCGATGGTCGAGGCCGGCGACTCGGCGGCGCAGCTCGCCTATGCGGTGTACCTGCATCGGCTGCGCCGGTACATCGGGGCGTATCTGATCGAGTTGGGCGGCGCGGACGCGATCACGTTCACCGCCGGGGTCGGGGAGAACAGCGTCGCGGTGCGGGCGGACGCCCTGGCCGGGCTGGACCGGTTCGGGATCGCCGTCGATCCCGAGCGCAACGCCGCGCCGGCGCGGTCGGCGCGAGTGATCTCGCCGGCCGGCGCGCCGGTCGCCGTGCTGGTGGTGCCGACCGACGAGGAACTCGCGATCGCCCGGGCCGCCGCCGAGGTGGCGACCGGGCAGCCGGACTGAGCGGTGCCGGGTTACCGCCAGGTGCGGGGCCGGAGCTGGTTCGCCAGGTCCACCAGTGCGTAGCGGTGTCGGCGGCTGGGCGCAGCCCGGGCCAGCTGCCGCAGGCCGGCTTCGGTGCCGGCGCGCAGGCCCCGCTCGGTGAACGGCACGCCGAGCAGCGTCGATTTCGGCGAGGCCGGGGACCGGCCGGACGCGGCCCACTCGACCGCCGCGCTCAGCACCAGGGTGCGCAGTGGTAGCTGATGGACCTCGTCCGGTGGCAGGACCGACAGTCGCTCGGCGGCCTCGCGCAGATCGAGCTCGGTCAGCTCGGTCGCCGGCCGCGCGGTGAGCAACAACAGGATCGCGGTGATCTGGGCTTCGTCGTGATGGCGCGAGGCGACCGGCACCTCGTCCAGGATGTCGATCCCGGCCCGCACGTCCCCGGCCGTCACCAGCTGCCGGGCCAGCCCGAACGCCGCGCTTGCCACGCTGTGATCGGTCCGCCAGACGGTTCGGTAATAGTGTTGCGCGTGCGCTTGCCACTGCCCCGGGTCTGCCGATTCCCAGTGCTGCACGATGAGTTCTGCGGTCGCCGCGATGGCTAACTGGGGTGCGATCTCGCCCGGCAGCGCGTCTCGGACGGTGTCGAAGTGCTCGTAGGCTGCCTGATAGGACCGGCTCAGTAAGGCGGCCAGGCCCGCGTACCAGATCGGCCGCCAATCGGCGGGATGGTCGGTGCGCAGCTGCTCCACCGCGGCGCCGAGCTGGTCGGCGTCCCCACGGTCGAGGTAGACCTGCAGCTCGGCCAGTCCGACCGCGATCTGCGCTTGTGGGTCGTCGGTGCTGGCTTTCACCGCGGCCAGCGCATCCAGTGCGTGGGCCGGCTCGGCCCGTCCGGCGGCAGCGAGCAAGGTTGCGACCGGATCGGCCGGGTCGTCGATCGGCACCGGAAGCGCGGCGGCAACGCTGCGTGCGACCAGGCGCTCGCGGCGTTGGATGCCGTCGCTGAAGGCGTCCAGCCGGCCGGTGACGTAGCGGGTGCCGAAGCTGTCGCGTTGCGCACTGAACATCCGGGACAGATGCGGATGTTCGAGGCCGGTGCGGGTGGAGACGATCTCGCGGAGCACGCCGGTGAGTTGGTCGGCGGTCTCGGCGGCCGACCCGAAACGCCGCGCCGGGTCGGGGTCGGTGGCACGGCTGAGGAACCGGGCGAACGAGTCGTTGTCGTGCAAGGTCGGCGTGCTCGCCCGCTCGGGCAGGCCGTCCAGATAGCGACCGTGCTGCATCGGCAGGTTCAGGGTGAGGACCGCCAGCGTGCGTCCCACCGTGTAGATGTCGGATGCGACGGTGGGACCGGTTCGGGCGATCTCCGGCGCCTGGAAGCCGGGGGTGCCGTAGAGCTCCCCGTATGCGTCGAACAGCGCGACCGCACCCAGGTCGATCAGCACGACCCGGTCCGGGGTGACCATGATGTTGTCCGGCTTGAGGTCGTTGTAGGCCAGCCCGGTGGAGTGCAGGTATTCCATCGCCGGGAGGACCTCGAGCAGGTAGCCGATGGCCGCCTCCAGCGGCATCCGGGCCGGCCGGGGATGCTCGTCGAGCATCGCGGTGAGCGACCGGCCGCCGACGTACTCCATCACGATGTAGCCGATCACCGAGCCTTCGGGATAGGCCTGCTCGACGAAGTTGTGGATCTTCACGATGCTGGGGTGCGATACCTCGGCGAGAAACTGCCGTTCCGCGACCGCGACCTGTTGGGCTTTCGTGTCACCGGTGTGCAGCAGGCCCTTCAACACCACCCAGCGGTCGCTGACGTTGCGGTCGACCGCCAGGTAGATCCAGCCCAAGCCGCCGTGGGCGATGCAGCCCTGCACCTCGTACTGATCGGCGACCAGATCGCCGGGACCCAACGCGGGCCGAAAATCGAAGGGTGCGCCGCAGTTCGGGCAGGTACCGACGGCCGCGCCCGGCGCCCGGGGGGTAGTGCGACCGACCGGTTCACCACACCGCCAACAGAACCGCTTGCCTTCCGGGACCAGCGGGTCGGCCAATACCTCGTTGGCCGGGTCGGTCGGTTCGATGGTGGCGACGGGGACCAATCCGGCGCCGATCCGGCGGGTCTCCGGCGCCGACCCGGTCCGCAGACTGCGGCCGACCGGTCCGGTGTCGAGCAGGCTCATCTCGATCGGCCCGGTGTCGAGCAGGCCCATCGCGACCGGCGCGGTGCCGACCGGTTCGGTACCTGCCGACGCCGCACTTTCCGGCGCCGCACTTGCCGAACCAGCGGTTACCGGTTCGGTACCGCCCGCGGGTTGGGTGGCGGCCGACCGGTCGCCGAGTTCGGGTTCGAGGTCGCTGGGGCGCATGCCGGCTCAGTCCTCATACCGCGCCGGCGGTGGTCCGGGGGACGGACCGAGGACGCTCAGCCAGCGGTTGTAGATGCGGTTCCAGGTGCCGTCGGCGCGGATGCGTTCCAGCGTCCGGTTGACGAAGCGGACCAGATCGTCGTTTCCCTTGTGGATGCCGATGCCGTACAGCTCGTTGCTGAACCGGGCGCCGACTATCTCCAGATACGGGTCCTGCGCGGCCAGCCCGGCGAGGATCGAATCGTCGGTACTGATCGCATCGACCTGCCCTTGCTGCATCGCGACCAGGCAATCCGCCCAGGTCGGGACGGTCAGCAGCCGCGCGGCCGGCTGTTCGGTGCGGACTCGTTGTTGCGAGGTGGTGCCGGCGGCCACACACACCGACCTATCGGCGAGGTCGGCGATCCCGTCGATCCCGGACCCGTGCACCACCAGTACTCGTTGTCCGGTTGCGTAGTACCCGGTGGAGAACGTCACCCGCTGGCGTCGATCGCAGGTGATGGTCATCGTCTTGGCCACGATGTCGGTGAGGTTGTTCTCCAGGGCGGCCAGCCGGTCGGCCGAGTTGAGGATCCGGTACTCCACTCGCTCCCGGTCGCCGAACAGGTCGAACGCGATCTCCTTCGCGATGTCGACGTCGAACCCGTTCAGGATCCCGGTGACCGGGTCCCGGAAGCTGAACAGATTGCTGCCCCAGTCCAGCCCGACGATCAACCGTCCGCGGGCCCGAATCGCGTCCAGCGTCGGGCCTTCGGTGATGCCGTCCGGACGCAGGCTGGCCGTCGGGTCGCCACAATCGGTGGTCGCCGGCGCGGGGACCGGCGCGGTTTCGGTGGTCGCGCCGTCCGGCAGCGGCGGTTCGGCGTATACCGCGGTGGTCGGGTCGGCGGCGGCCGGCCCGGGCGGCTCGGAGGTGGCGCAGCCGGCGAGCGCGGTCCAGGCGGCGAATCCGCCGGCCGCCACCCGAATCGGCACGGCCCGGATCACTGATACTCCCGAATCCGGGGGGTGAAGCCGGCCGCCACCGCGATCGCGGCGGCGATGCCGAGCACCGCCGCCGCCGGGGTGAGCAGGTCCAGCCAGCGGGCGGCCACATGGAAATCGTGCCTCGAGCGCTCGCGGGTCTCGGCGATGCCGACCGCCAGCGCGTCGTCCAGGACGGCTTGCTCGACGGTGACCGCGGCGTACTGGGCACCGATCGCGGCCAGCCGTGAGCTGTCCACGATGCCGCCGCTGATCACGTCGTTCAGCCGGCGGTGTGCCGCCGCCCAGCGGTCTCGGGCTGCTTTCGCGCGGGCGACCTGGTCGGCGCCGGCCTGCGCGCGGTAGCTGTTCAGCCGGTCGGTGAGCTGATCGAAATCGTTGGTGAAGTTGGTGTCGTAGTCTGCGGTCACGTCGGGTAGCAGGATCTTCAGGGTTTCGTTCGATCGGGCGTGCTGGGCGTAGATCCGGCACTCGGTGAGTTCGCCGAGCGGTGTCGTGCCCTGCTGGACGGCGCGGCGGCCGTACACCGCGGACATCGTCCCGGCAATGGTCAGCCAGCCGAACAACACCACCAGCAGGGTCGTCGCCGCGACCAGCCAGGGACTGATCAGCCGGCGCGAGCGGCGGGTCAGGTACAGCTGGGCCGCGGTCAGCGCGATCAGCGTGCCGCCGAGCACGATCAGGGCCGCGACCGGTAGCCGTCGCTGGCGTTCCGCCTCGACGGCGACGCTGTCGGCCCGGTGCTCGTGCAGCTGTCGGGCGGCGG
Above is a genomic segment from Skermania piniformis containing:
- a CDS encoding ArsR/SmtB family transcription factor produces the protein MTRPPFDRVEAEEAAELLTVLADPIRLAMLSIVAAHVDGEACEAEIAEVFDLSSTDNARHLRALCAAELLEPAPRGAWTYYRVTAIARRRIDQMLDRVLRRRS
- a CDS encoding rhodanese-like domain-containing protein: MSYAGDVTPQQAWDLLRDRPDAVLVDVRTEQEWQTIGVPDISELSRPVHFVEWVDAQGSPNPAFLAQLQAAGVATGPVVFICRSGQRSEHAAVAATAAGIAPSYNLSGGFEGEVGPLGQRDVNGWKVLGLPWTRR
- a CDS encoding acetate kinase — its product is MSDLVLVLNSGSSSLKYQLVQPESGESRVAGLIGRIGEPEYPADHEAALVAAFEAIAAAGYDLAALGLRAVGHRVVHGGDQFYRPTLVTDEVEREIERLAELAPLHNPANLRGIRSARALLPGVPHVAVFDTAFFHGLPAAARTYAIDPAVAARYGIRRYGFHGTSHEYVAGQVPQLLDRDPATVNQIVLHLGNGASASAIAGGRPIDTSMGFTPLEGLVMGTRSGDLDPGILLHLDRAGMTAADLDALLNQHSGLRGMAGANDFRELSAMVEAGDSAAQLAYAVYLHRLRRYIGAYLIELGGADAITFTAGVGENSVAVRADALAGLDRFGIAVDPERNAAPARSARVISPAGAPVAVLVVPTDEELAIARAAAEVATGQPD
- a CDS encoding FAD-dependent oxidoreductase yields the protein MTEQTVPAPTPVRPLRVAIVGAGPAGIYAADALMKSGTEVAIDLFERMPAPFGLIRYGVAPDHPRIKGIITALHKVLDKDQVRLFGNIDYGSDITLSDLRRFYDAVIFSTGANADRALDIPGIDLDGSYGAADFVSWYDGHPDVPRTWPLDAEKVAVLGVGNVALDVARVLAKTGDELLPTEIPPNVYDGLRENRAREVHVFGRRGPAQAKFTPLELRELDHSPTIEVIVDPSDIDYDAGSEAARRHSKQVDMVANTLQDWAIRDVGDRPHKLFLHFFESPHEILGADGRVVGLRTERTELDGTGNVRGTGVFNEWAVQAVYRAVGYLSENVVALPFDDQAGTVPNEAGRVLADEDADGADRYLPATYVTGWIKRGPVGLIGHTKGDANETVACLLEDRPTLPGATEPELSAIVDFLETKGVPFTTWDGWYRLDAHERSLGEPEGRERVKVVEREDMLRASEPHKV
- the pta gene encoding phosphate acetyltransferase, whose product is MIGTGAPETSSVYIASPEGATGKSTVALGVLQMLCAITASVGVFRPIARTGDERDYVLELLLDRTTADIGYDEAIGVTYDQVHADPEAALAEIVLRYHAVAERCDAVVVVGSDYTDVASPSELTFNARIAVNLGAPVLLVVRGVDRTPAEIVHLVELCQGELAAQRAHLVAVVVNRCDPSELDAVAEALAPAGVPAWTLPEAPLLSAPTMAELQRAIGGERYGGDPELLQREVLKVMVGGMTAEHILERLTDGVAVIVPGDRSDVLLALVNAHEATGFPSLAGIVMNGGIRPHPAIAELIENMHLRLPILTTDLGTYDTAAAAARTRGRVAVGSPAKVDTALALMEQRVDPVELIRLIEVPIPTVTTPQMFEYQLIHRARVNRRHIVLPEGTDDRILRAAGRVLQRRIADLTILGDEATIRGRAAELGVDLTAAQVLDPATSDLLDEFADEYARLRASKGMTVERAREYVADISYFGTMMVYRGLADGMVSGAAHTTAHTIRPAFQIIKTEPGVDTVSSVFLMCLADRVLAYGDCAVVPDPTAEQLADIAISSAQTAAQFDIEPRVAMLSYSTGESGSGADVDKVRAATELVRARAPQLLVDGPIQYDAAIDPDVGSAKLPDSPVAGRATVFVFPDLNTGNNTYKAVQRSAGAVAIGPVLQGLRKPVNDLSRGALVADIVNTVAITAIQAAAEAGAIE
- a CDS encoding HAD-IIA family hydrolase; translation: MLRVTADRKPLAYLSDMDGVLVHEEHLVPGADEFVAELRANDTPFMVLTNNSIRTPRDLRARLRRSGLDIPERAIWTSALATAAFLDDQQPRGTAYVVGESGLTTALHEIGYVLTDVDPDYVVLGETRTYSFEAITTAIRLVEAGARFIATNPDPTGPSLQGTLPATGSVAALISRATGRDPYYVGKPNPLMMRSALNAIGAHSEHTVMIGDRMDTDIVAGLEAGMRTILVTSGISSERTVERSPYRPTLVVDSIADLIGRTGQPFPVGPIGAEGVSSGDATPGPASDRSAAGRSP
- a CDS encoding O-succinylhomoserine sulfhydrylase, with the translated sequence MPPEVGPATLAVRGGLARSGFEETAEALYLTSGFVYASAAAAEAAFTGEVDHYVYSRYGNPTIGMFEERMRLIDGAAACFATASGMSAVFTALGALLQAGDRLVAARSLFGSCFVVCNEILPRWGIRTEFVDGDDLDQWERALAQPTAAVFFETPANPMQTLVDIRRVVELSHAAGAQVVLDNVFATPLLQRGFDLGVDVVVYSGTKHIDGQGRVLGGAILGSRDYIDGPVKTLMRHTGPALSPFNAWTLLKGLETMPLRVRASTSAAQQIAEFLAQHPRVRWVRYPYLVSHPQYELAKRQMSGGGTVVTFELDAAAGAGKQRAFEVLDKLRIVDISNNLGDAKTLITHPATTTHRAMGPDGRAAIGLTDGVVRISVGLEDVDDILEDLTSALK